Proteins encoded within one genomic window of Pongo pygmaeus isolate AG05252 chromosome 18, NHGRI_mPonPyg2-v2.0_pri, whole genome shotgun sequence:
- the BRICD5 gene encoding BRICHOS domain-containing protein 5 isoform X2: MEPASGCAERPTPGPTGVKTKPSCGGWRAAGLLLLLLLLLAAVGVVAGGLLGFAQGLPKPRLQTLRMTLPSPHMPRPNQTILVDVAQNAATITVTPTQSNHSWAVLFDGQSGCICYRPEEHQACFLRLMEDSDRETLQLLVDTSKVQEAWVPTQDTHHTQELLAVQGSLEVDPAEVGALVQRLCKRTPIYWARRAEGPQRQRLIYLCIDICFPSNICVSVCFYYLPD, translated from the exons ATGGAACCAGCAAGCGGCTGCGCTGAGCGCCCCACACCTGGGCCTACAGGG GTGAAGACCAAGCCCTCCTGCGGGGGCTGGAGAGCCGCGggcctgctcctgctgctgctgctgctgctggccgcTGTGGGGGTTGTGGCTGGAGGGCTTCTTGGCTTTGCTCAGGGCCTTCCCAAG CCAAGGCTGCAGACGCTGCGAATGACCCTCCCGAGCCCCCACATGCCCCGGCCCAACCAAACCATCCTGGTGGACGTGGCCCAGAATGCGGCAACCATCACAGTGACCCCAACTCAGAGTAACCACAGCTGGGCGGTGCTGTTCGACGGGCAGAGC GGCTGCATCTGTTACCGCCCTGAGGAGCACCAGGCCTGCTTCCTCCGCCTGATGGAGGACAGTGATCGGGAGACCCTGCAGCTGCTGGTGGATACCTCCAAG GTCCAAGAAGCTTGGGTCCCTACCCAGGACACCCACCACACCCAGGAGCTGCTGGCAGTGCAGGGGAGCCTTGAGGTGGACCCCGCCGAGGTGGGGGCTTTGGTGCAGCGCCTGTGCAAGAGGACCCCCATCTACTGGGCTCGGCGAGCAGAGG GGCCCCAGAGACAGCGGCTGATTTATCTCTGCATCGACATCTGCTTCCCGAGCAACATCTGCGTGTCTGTCTGCTTTTATTATCTCCCAGACTGA
- the PGP gene encoding glycerol-3-phosphate phosphatase: protein MAAAEAGGDDARCVRLNAERAQALLADVDTLLFDCDGVLWRGETAVPGAPEALRALRARGKRLGFITNNSSKTRAAYAEKLRRLGFGGPTGPGASLEVFGTAYCTALYLRQRLAGAPAPKAYVLGSPALAAELEAVGVASVGVGPEPLQGEGPGDWLHAPLEPDVRAVVVGFDPHFSYMKLTKALRYLQQPGCLLVGTNMDNRLPLENGRFIAGTGCLVRAVEMAAQRQADIIGKPSRFIFDCVSQEYGINPERTVMVGDRLDTDILLGVTCGLKTILTLTGVSTLGDVKNNQESDCVSKKKMVPDFYVDSIADLLPALQG, encoded by the exons ATGGCGGCGGCGGAGGCCGGTGGCGACGACGCCCGCTGCGTGCGGCTGAACGCCGAGCGGGCACAGGCGCTGCTGGCCGACGTGGACACGCTGCTGTTCGACTGCGACGGCGTGCTGTGGCGCGGGGAGACGGCCGTGCCTGGCGCGCCCGAGGCCCTGCGGGCTCTGCGAGCCCGCGGCAAGCGCCTGGGCTTCATCACCAACAACAGCAGCAAGACCCGCGCTGCCTACGCCGAGAAGCTGCGGCGCCTGGGCTTCGGCGGCCCCACGGGGCCCGGCGCCAGCCTGGAGGTCTTCGGCACGGCCTACTGCACCGCCCTCTACCTGCGCCAGCGCCTGGCCGGCGCCCCCGCGCCCAAGGCCTACGTGCTGGGCAGCCCAGCCCTGGCCGCGGAGCTGGAGGCCGTGGGCGTCGCCAGCGTGGGCGTGGGGCCCGAGCCACTGCAGGGCGAGGGTCCCGGCGACTGGCTGCACGCGCCGCTGGAGCCCGACGTGCGCGCGGTTGTGGTGGGCTTTGACCCGCACTTCAGCTACATGAAGCTCACCAAGGCCCTGCGCTACCTGCAGCAGCCCGGCTGCCTGCTCGTGGGCACCAACATGGACAACCGGCTTCCGCTGGAGAACGGCCGCTTCATTGCGG GTACCGGGTGTCTGGTCCGAGCCGTGGAGATGGCCGCCCAGCGCCAGGCCGACATCATCGGGAAGCCCAGCCGCTTCATCTTCGACTGCGTGTCCCAGGAATACGGCATCAACCCCGAGCGCACCGTCATGGTGGGAGACCGCCTGGACACAGACATCCTCCTAGGCGTCACCTGTGGCCTGAAGACCATCCTGACCCTCACCGGAGTCTCCACTCTAGGGGATGTGAAGAATAATCAGGAAAGTGACTGCGTGTCTAAGAAGAAAATGGTTCCTGACTTCTATGTTGACAGCATAGCCGACCTTTTGCCTGCCCTTCAAGGTTAA
- the BRICD5 gene encoding BRICHOS domain-containing protein 5 isoform X3 translates to MEPASGCAERPTPGPTGVKTKPSCGGWRAAGLLLLLLLLLAAVGVVAGGLLGFAQGLPKGCICYRPEEHQACFLRLMEDSDRETLQLLVDTSKVQEAWVPTQDTHHTQELLAVQGSLEVDPAEVGALVQRLCKRTPIYWARRAEGESGPLWGKAKPSGWFEELGAEPLEIHGALATGPQRQRLIYLCIDICFPSNICVSVCFYYLPD, encoded by the exons ATGGAACCAGCAAGCGGCTGCGCTGAGCGCCCCACACCTGGGCCTACAGGG GTGAAGACCAAGCCCTCCTGCGGGGGCTGGAGAGCCGCGggcctgctcctgctgctgctgctgctgctggccgcTGTGGGGGTTGTGGCTGGAGGGCTTCTTGGCTTTGCTCAGGGCCTTCCCAAG GGCTGCATCTGTTACCGCCCTGAGGAGCACCAGGCCTGCTTCCTCCGCCTGATGGAGGACAGTGATCGGGAGACCCTGCAGCTGCTGGTGGATACCTCCAAG GTCCAAGAAGCTTGGGTCCCTACCCAGGACACCCACCACACCCAGGAGCTGCTGGCAGTGCAGGGGAGCCTTGAGGTGGACCCCGCCGAGGTGGGGGCTTTGGTGCAGCGCCTGTGCAAGAGGACCCCCATCTACTGGGCTCGGCGAGCAGAGGGTGAGTCAGGACCACTGTGGGGGAAGGCCAAGCCCTCGGGATGGTTTGAGGAGCTGGGGGCAGAGCCCTTGGAGATTCACGGCGCCCTCGCCACAGGGCCCCAGAGACAGCGGCTGATTTATCTCTGCATCGACATCTGCTTCCCGAGCAACATCTGCGTGTCTGTCTGCTTTTATTATCTCCCAGACTGA
- the BRICD5 gene encoding BRICHOS domain-containing protein 5 isoform X1: MEPASGCAERPTPGPTGVKTKPSCGGWRAAGLLLLLLLLLAAVGVVAGGLLGFAQGLPKPRLQTLRMTLPSPHMPRPNQTILVDVAQNAATITVTPTQSNHSWAVLFDGQSGCICYRPEEHQACFLRLMEDSDRETLQLLVDTSKVQEAWVPTQDTHHTQELLAVQGSLEVDPAEVGALVQRLCKRTPIYWARRAEGESGPLWGKAKPSGWFEELGAEPLEIHGALATGPQRQRLIYLCIDICFPSNICVSVCFYYLPD; encoded by the exons ATGGAACCAGCAAGCGGCTGCGCTGAGCGCCCCACACCTGGGCCTACAGGG GTGAAGACCAAGCCCTCCTGCGGGGGCTGGAGAGCCGCGggcctgctcctgctgctgctgctgctgctggccgcTGTGGGGGTTGTGGCTGGAGGGCTTCTTGGCTTTGCTCAGGGCCTTCCCAAG CCAAGGCTGCAGACGCTGCGAATGACCCTCCCGAGCCCCCACATGCCCCGGCCCAACCAAACCATCCTGGTGGACGTGGCCCAGAATGCGGCAACCATCACAGTGACCCCAACTCAGAGTAACCACAGCTGGGCGGTGCTGTTCGACGGGCAGAGC GGCTGCATCTGTTACCGCCCTGAGGAGCACCAGGCCTGCTTCCTCCGCCTGATGGAGGACAGTGATCGGGAGACCCTGCAGCTGCTGGTGGATACCTCCAAG GTCCAAGAAGCTTGGGTCCCTACCCAGGACACCCACCACACCCAGGAGCTGCTGGCAGTGCAGGGGAGCCTTGAGGTGGACCCCGCCGAGGTGGGGGCTTTGGTGCAGCGCCTGTGCAAGAGGACCCCCATCTACTGGGCTCGGCGAGCAGAGGGTGAGTCAGGACCACTGTGGGGGAAGGCCAAGCCCTCGGGATGGTTTGAGGAGCTGGGGGCAGAGCCCTTGGAGATTCACGGCGCCCTCGCCACAGGGCCCCAGAGACAGCGGCTGATTTATCTCTGCATCGACATCTGCTTCCCGAGCAACATCTGCGTGTCTGTCTGCTTTTATTATCTCCCAGACTGA